In Streptomyces sp. TS71-3, the following proteins share a genomic window:
- a CDS encoding LCP family protein: protein MSDPWDGPVGQATRRSSRTDRVPGQRRAGSDGGARPTGGRAAARASSRSRSDTPRRRRARPVRRGRRVLKIIGMCLAVLILGTAGVGWWFYQHLNGNLNSVSLDGRGGTEKADAFGRTPINILVMGSDGRTSKADCKLGGGCSKTGVQTGNGNADVQMVVHISADRSNATVMSIPRDTMTNIPACKDSENGTSTAGYYGQINSALQYGPACQAATIHQLTGIPIDHFVKLDFSSVVTMSDAVGGVSVCVSDNVYDTYSHLKLSKGTHTLKGDAALEFVRSRHGFGDGSDLGRTVSQHIFLSAMIRKFKSAGTLTDPTAVYDLADAATKALTVDDGLGSIQKLIGLATDVNKVPTRRFTFATMQTAPAPDDSNRVVPAAAAKTLFATIAGDQSLTSGSGKQSPTASTSPTASAMPASQVAVTVENGTDITGRASAVATALTDQGFGSGTTTANAPSPASDTTLSYGAGQKAEAQTVAKALGLSSSHLKQDSGSGLTLVIGSDWPSGATYPGSAFSSTPADTQAAVSDAHASTADESKSCAKVSPYRTVSLNGFAMTPAQAYAAASSKPDSDE, encoded by the coding sequence ATGAGTGATCCGTGGGACGGCCCGGTCGGCCAGGCCACACGCAGGAGCAGTCGCACGGACCGGGTACCCGGACAGCGTAGGGCCGGGTCCGACGGCGGAGCGCGCCCAACGGGTGGCCGCGCCGCGGCGCGAGCATCCTCCCGTTCGCGCAGTGACACACCACGGCGGCGCCGGGCCCGGCCGGTGCGCCGCGGCAGGCGGGTGCTGAAGATCATCGGGATGTGCCTGGCCGTTCTGATCCTGGGGACAGCGGGCGTCGGCTGGTGGTTCTACCAGCACTTGAACGGCAACCTCAACAGCGTGTCGCTCGACGGCAGGGGCGGCACGGAGAAGGCCGACGCGTTCGGCCGCACCCCGATCAACATCCTGGTCATGGGCTCGGACGGCCGTACCAGCAAGGCGGACTGCAAGCTCGGCGGCGGTTGCTCGAAGACCGGCGTGCAGACCGGCAACGGGAACGCGGACGTCCAGATGGTGGTGCACATATCCGCCGACCGCTCCAACGCCACCGTGATGAGCATCCCGCGGGACACCATGACGAACATCCCCGCCTGCAAAGACAGCGAGAACGGCACGTCCACCGCCGGATACTACGGCCAGATCAACAGCGCGCTCCAGTACGGCCCGGCCTGCCAGGCGGCCACCATCCACCAGCTCACCGGCATCCCCATCGACCACTTCGTCAAGCTCGACTTCTCCAGCGTCGTGACGATGTCCGACGCGGTCGGCGGCGTCTCGGTGTGCGTCAGCGACAACGTCTACGACACCTACTCGCACCTGAAGCTGTCCAAGGGCACGCACACGCTCAAGGGCGACGCGGCCCTGGAGTTCGTCCGCTCCCGGCACGGGTTCGGCGACGGCAGCGATCTCGGCCGCACCGTCTCCCAGCACATCTTCCTCAGCGCGATGATCCGCAAGTTCAAGAGCGCGGGCACGCTCACCGACCCCACCGCGGTTTACGACCTCGCGGACGCCGCCACCAAGGCGCTGACCGTCGACGACGGCCTGGGCAGCATCCAGAAGCTCATCGGCTTGGCCACTGACGTGAACAAAGTCCCCACCAGGCGGTTCACCTTCGCCACCATGCAGACCGCCCCGGCCCCGGACGACAGCAACCGCGTGGTGCCCGCGGCGGCGGCCAAGACCCTGTTCGCCACCATCGCGGGCGACCAGTCGTTGACCAGCGGCTCCGGCAAGCAGTCCCCGACGGCTTCCACGAGTCCCACCGCCTCGGCGATGCCCGCCTCCCAGGTCGCGGTGACGGTCGAGAACGGCACCGATATCACCGGCCGCGCCTCCGCCGTCGCCACCGCCCTGACCGACCAGGGCTTCGGCTCCGGCACGACCACGGCCAACGCCCCGAGCCCGGCGAGCGACACCACCCTCTCGTACGGCGCCGGCCAGAAGGCCGAGGCTCAGACTGTGGCCAAGGCCTTGGGGCTGTCGTCCTCGCACCTCAAGCAGGACAGCGGTAGCGGCCTGACGCTTGTGATCGGAAGTGACTGGCCCAGCGGCGCCACCTACCCGGGCAGCGCCTTCTCGTCCACGCCCGCCGACACGCAGGCTGCCGTCTCCGACGCCCATGCCTCGACCGCCGACGAGTCCAAGTCCTGCGCCAAGGTCAGTCCCTACAGGACCGTCAGCCTCAACGGCTTTGCCATGACCCCTGCCCAGGCATACGCGGCCGCGAGCAGCAAACCCGACTCCGACGAGTGA
- a CDS encoding IS630 family transposase, with amino-acid sequence MAEPVRVRRLTDQEGQKLQQIVRRGSTSSVRYRRAMTLLASAGGNRVPVIAQLVQADEDTVREVIHRFNEIGLACLDPRWAGGRPRLLTPDDEDFVIQTATTRPTKLGQPFTRWSIRKLAAYLRRVHGRVIRIGREALRCLLLRRGITFQRTKTWKESTDPEGDAKLDRIEHVLEYLTDRVFAFDEFGPLGIRPAAGSCWAKQGKPNRLPATYHRTHGVTYFHGCYSVGEDRLWGVNRRRKGTVNTLAALKSIRAARPDGAPIYIILDNLSAHTGATIRRWARKNKVELCFTPTYTSWANPIEAHFGPLRQFTLANSHHRSHPVQTRALHRYLRWRNANARHPDVLAAQRRERARIRGEKGIRWGGRPLAPAS; translated from the coding sequence GTGGCCGAGCCTGTGCGGGTTCGCCGACTGACCGACCAGGAAGGGCAGAAGCTGCAGCAGATCGTGCGCCGGGGCAGTACCAGCTCGGTTCGTTACCGGCGGGCGATGACGCTGCTGGCGTCCGCCGGCGGAAACCGTGTCCCGGTCATCGCCCAGCTCGTCCAGGCCGACGAGGACACGGTGCGGGAGGTGATCCACCGGTTCAACGAGATCGGCCTGGCTTGCCTGGACCCTCGATGGGCGGGAGGCCGTCCCCGCCTGCTCACCCCTGACGATGAGGACTTCGTCATTCAGACGGCCACCACCCGCCCCACCAAGCTCGGCCAGCCCTTCACCCGCTGGTCGATCCGCAAACTCGCCGCCTACCTGCGCCGCGTGCACGGACGCGTCATCCGCATCGGCCGGGAAGCCTTACGATGCCTGCTCCTGCGCCGCGGCATCACCTTCCAGCGCACCAAGACCTGGAAGGAGTCCACCGATCCCGAAGGCGACGCCAAACTCGACCGCATCGAGCACGTCCTGGAGTATTTGACGGACCGGGTTTTCGCCTTCGACGAGTTCGGCCCGCTGGGCATCCGGCCCGCCGCCGGCTCCTGTTGGGCCAAGCAGGGCAAGCCCAACCGGCTCCCGGCGACCTACCACCGCACCCACGGCGTCACCTACTTCCACGGCTGCTACTCCGTCGGTGAGGACCGGCTGTGGGGTGTCAACCGCCGCCGCAAAGGCACCGTCAATACGCTGGCCGCGCTGAAGTCGATCCGCGCTGCCCGGCCCGACGGCGCCCCGATCTACATCATCCTGGACAACCTTTCCGCCCACACCGGCGCGACGATTCGCCGCTGGGCGAGGAAGAACAAGGTCGAGCTGTGCTTCACCCCGACCTATACCTCCTGGGCCAACCCGATCGAGGCGCACTTCGGCCCGCTGCGGCAGTTCACCCTGGCCAACTCCCACCACCGCAGCCACCCCGTGCAGACCCGGGCCCTGCACCGCTACCTGCGCTGGCGCAACGCCAACGCCCGCCACCCCGACGTACTCGCCGCGCAACGCAGGGAACGCGCCCGAATCCGCGGTGAGAAGGGCATCCGCTGGGGCGGACGCCCCCTTGCACCCGCATCCTGA
- a CDS encoding ABC transporter ATP-binding protein, translated as MTETQEPRAVVALTDVAVHRRTTGQEIVLDGINWTVRPGEHWALLGANGAGKTTLLRLVGAVMFPTVGTVEVLGDRLGRVDMRELRARVGLVSTAQKVPLDVTAHTVVLTGATGTVQPLWREYDTATRERAHALLAELGCKELADRRFGDCSGGQRARILICRALMADPSLLLLDEPFNALDLPSREDLVDALHRLAADRAGLATVTVTHHLEELPPSTTHAFLLKEGRELASGLVDGVLTPDNMTVCFGRPVHVARHDGRWYARSGR; from the coding sequence GTGACCGAAACCCAGGAGCCCCGCGCCGTCGTCGCTCTGACGGATGTTGCTGTCCACCGCCGTACTACCGGACAAGAGATTGTCCTTGACGGGATCAACTGGACCGTTCGGCCTGGCGAGCACTGGGCGCTGCTGGGGGCCAACGGAGCTGGCAAGACCACCCTGCTCCGGCTCGTGGGGGCGGTTATGTTCCCTACCGTCGGCACGGTCGAGGTCCTCGGTGACCGACTCGGCCGCGTCGACATGCGCGAGCTGCGAGCGCGCGTCGGCCTGGTATCCACCGCCCAGAAGGTCCCGCTAGATGTCACCGCCCACACTGTCGTCCTCACCGGGGCGACCGGCACTGTGCAGCCCCTGTGGCGGGAGTACGACACCGCGACCCGCGAGCGCGCCCATGCCCTGCTCGCTGAGCTTGGGTGCAAGGAGCTCGCCGACCGCCGTTTCGGCGACTGCTCGGGTGGCCAGCGCGCCCGGATCCTCATCTGCCGTGCCTTGATGGCCGATCCGTCGCTGCTCCTGCTCGACGAGCCGTTCAACGCCCTCGACCTCCCGTCCCGCGAGGACCTCGTGGACGCACTGCATCGGCTGGCGGCCGACCGGGCGGGCCTCGCCACCGTCACGGTCACCCACCACTTGGAGGAACTCCCGCCCAGCACCACTCATGCCTTCCTGCTCAAGGAAGGCCGCGAGTTGGCGTCCGGCTTGGTTGACGGCGTGCTCACTCCGGACAACATGACGGTCTGCTTCGGACGTCCCGTTCATGTAGCCCGCCACGACGGCCGGTGGTACGCACGCTCGGGCCGCTAG
- a CDS encoding transposase, with protein MTYERKCDLLDLLDVRIEIVRGHEGQTRPGGCPFETWFTSRGKLVPSPLTDEQWTRVEHIFPQPRKTIRTISPRIAFEGSLMKVRNGMQWQDLPESFGRHLSVYQRALDYLQEGVWGEARCVRWGTTRAPLCQRSTPCPTSRSQVLSTLGSPMRT; from the coding sequence TTGACGTACGAGCGTAAGTGCGACCTCCTGGATCTGCTCGACGTACGCATCGAGATCGTCAGAGGCCACGAGGGCCAGACCCGCCCGGGAGGCTGCCCGTTCGAGACGTGGTTCACCTCCCGTGGAAAGCTGGTGCCGTCTCCCCTCACCGACGAGCAGTGGACCCGAGTGGAGCACATCTTCCCCCAGCCCAGGAAGACCATCAGGACCATCTCGCCCCGCATCGCGTTCGAGGGATCTCTGATGAAGGTCCGCAACGGCATGCAGTGGCAGGACCTGCCTGAGTCGTTCGGACGGCATTTGAGCGTGTACCAGCGGGCGCTGGACTACCTGCAGGAAGGGGTATGGGGCGAGGCGCGGTGTGTGCGCTGGGGGACTACGAGGGCACCCCTGTGCCAGCGCTCTACTCCCTGCCCGACTTCAAGATCACAGGTTCTTTCGACGCTCGGCTCACCAATGCGGACATGA
- a CDS encoding amidohydrolase family protein — MSRTAWTSSTRRSSTGTSAAAAGSRSPARMFGLYGRKGTIAPGADADVVIYDPVAEQVMSAETHHMNVDYSAYEGKRVTGRVETVISRGELVIDERKFTGRAGPGAYLPRGVTQYLC; from the coding sequence GTGTCGAGAACCGCATGGACCTCCTCCACCAGGCGGTCGTCGACGGGCACATCAGCCGCCGCCGCTGGATCGAGATCGCCTGCGCGGATGTTCGGCCTGTACGGCAGGAAGGGCACGATCGCGCCGGGCGCGGATGCTGATGTGGTCATCTACGACCCGGTGGCCGAGCAGGTGATGTCCGCGGAGACCCATCACATGAACGTCGACTACTCGGCCTACGAGGGCAAGCGGGTCACCGGCCGCGTCGAGACGGTCATCTCCCGCGGGGAACTCGTGATCGACGAGAGGAAGTTCACCGGCCGCGCCGGACCGGGTGCGTACCTCCCGCGCGGTGTCACCCAGTACCTATGCTAG
- a CDS encoding DUF427 domain-containing protein: MKAAVGETAVAEAASEAVVSIEGNVYFPPDSVAAGALRDSPTPYTCPGRGWRSITTLWSARWRPSPRAARRAWPVRTSSCPRRCPWP; the protein is encoded by the coding sequence ATGAAGGCAGCGGTCGGGGAGACCGCCGTGGCCGAGGCCGCGAGCGAGGCGGTAGTCAGCATCGAGGGGAATGTCTACTTCCCGCCGGACTCAGTGGCGGCCGGCGCGCTCCGCGACAGCCCGACCCCTTACACCTGCCCTGGAAGGGGATGGCGCAGTATCACGACGTTGTGGTCGGCGAGATGGCGGCCCTCGCCCCGAGCGGCCAGGAGGGCGTGGCCAGTTCGAACCTCCAGCTGTCCGAGACGCTGTCCGTGGCCGTGA
- a CDS encoding SAM-dependent methyltransferase, with the protein MLGGKDNYPVDQQVGEALPAETRRNAARNRAFMHRAAAWLARNGIDQFLDIGSGIPTEPTMHQIVQAISPEARIVYADNDPSVLPHAQALLTGTPEGVTGFLHADVRQPAAILERAGEKLDFARPVTLSLLALLHFLPDDEDPYGVVRTFVEALPSGSFLLLSHGTADQHPEWEGKIGAAYEKGAIPLRLRTRGEVEPFFEGLELVAPGLVSATEWYREGPAPAPERSGFHVGVARVP; encoded by the coding sequence TTGCTGGGCGGCAAGGACAACTACCCCGTCGACCAGCAGGTCGGTGAGGCGCTGCCCGCGGAGACGCGCCGCAACGCGGCCCGGAACCGGGCGTTCATGCACCGCGCCGCCGCCTGGCTGGCGAGGAACGGCATCGACCAGTTCCTCGACATCGGCTCCGGCATCCCCACCGAGCCCACCATGCACCAGATCGTGCAGGCGATCAGCCCCGAGGCCCGGATCGTCTACGCGGACAACGATCCGAGCGTCCTGCCTCACGCGCAGGCGCTGCTGACCGGCACGCCGGAGGGTGTCACCGGCTTTCTCCACGCGGATGTGCGGCAGCCCGCGGCCATCCTGGAACGTGCCGGTGAGAAGCTCGACTTCGCACGTCCCGTCACTCTGTCCCTGCTCGCCCTGCTGCACTTCCTGCCCGACGACGAGGACCCGTACGGCGTCGTGCGCACCTTCGTGGAGGCACTTCCCTCGGGCAGCTTCCTGCTCCTCTCGCACGGGACGGCCGACCAGCACCCGGAGTGGGAGGGGAAGATCGGGGCCGCTTACGAGAAGGGCGCGATCCCGCTGCGGCTGCGTACCCGCGGCGAGGTCGAGCCCTTCTTCGAAGGACTGGAACTCGTCGCACCGGGGCTGGTGTCCGCTACCGAGTGGTACAGGGAGGGTCCGGCACCGGCACCCGAGCGCAGCGGCTTCCATGTGGGCGTCGCCAGGGTCCCCTGA
- a CDS encoding SpoIIE family protein phosphatase, protein MTDSSRFAQGSSEESLGPVAKAAALIDADGVVLGWTAAAEQLLGFRAQEVVGRTGAMLLADGETAGERGVWAAHAAARRPRSGPVTVRTRDGTERQLSLEASPLSGGGRTDWLVSVSEPGMASAWAPAEGTVSAALMARSPIGLSIWDTDLRCIWLNDAAERQDGLLRRERLGRLMTEVQPGDTGRALTSAMRDVLATGEPVIEREYTWQVPGEDETRVLSASYFRLDGADGRPIGVVNMATDIDKSRARQHLLLLGEAGNRIGTTLDLTTTAQELADAVVPLLADYATVDLAEPVQLGDEPPQRLPAEDFRIPVFRRAGMASVHEGAPEALWQPGEVVYVPPASPFTRVLSSGRSYFEPILRTGPGTWLEKDPERSRAIAATGIHTLIIVPLQARGTLLGEAVFVRTDNKTPFSRDDLLLLEELTGRAALSLDNARRYTRERAASIALQRNLLPHHLSGGRAVDIASRYLPADTHEGVGGDWFDVIPLPRAQVGLVVGDVVGHGINAAALMGQLRTVMRTLADRDLSPAELLAGLDRLVPLTAEQEDGPDGVNGPVMSCTCVYAVYDPVTRRCTMASAGHPPPAVVDPDGRVDFPEVPSGTPIGLGRMDYESITMTLPAGSVIVLYTDGLIETRTADLDAGLGRLRSALARPADSLERQCAQVIDAMVPYVRRAPTVLPRGVRKSGSSEDDIALLMARTRVLPAGDGGAREHQ, encoded by the coding sequence ATGACCGATTCCAGCCGTTTCGCACAGGGGAGCAGCGAGGAATCGTTGGGACCGGTCGCCAAGGCGGCTGCCCTGATCGATGCCGACGGCGTCGTCCTGGGATGGACGGCCGCCGCCGAGCAGCTCCTCGGTTTCCGGGCGCAGGAGGTGGTCGGCCGCACCGGGGCGATGCTGCTCGCCGACGGCGAGACGGCCGGGGAACGGGGAGTCTGGGCGGCGCACGCGGCGGCGCGCAGGCCGCGGTCAGGGCCCGTCACCGTCCGCACCCGGGACGGCACTGAGAGGCAGCTGAGCCTGGAGGCCTCCCCGCTGTCGGGGGGCGGCAGGACCGACTGGCTGGTGTCGGTGTCCGAGCCCGGCATGGCCTCCGCGTGGGCCCCCGCGGAGGGCACGGTGTCGGCCGCGCTGATGGCCCGGTCACCGATCGGACTGTCGATCTGGGACACCGATCTGCGGTGCATCTGGCTGAACGACGCGGCCGAGCGCCAGGACGGCCTGCTGCGCCGGGAGCGTCTCGGCCGCCTGATGACGGAAGTGCAGCCCGGCGACACCGGCAGGGCGCTCACCTCCGCGATGCGCGACGTGCTGGCGACCGGCGAGCCGGTCATCGAGCGCGAGTACACCTGGCAGGTGCCGGGCGAGGACGAGACGCGCGTGCTGTCCGCCTCCTACTTCCGCCTCGACGGCGCGGACGGCCGGCCGATCGGTGTGGTCAACATGGCGACCGACATCGACAAGTCGAGGGCCCGCCAGCATCTGCTGCTGCTCGGCGAGGCCGGCAACAGGATCGGCACCACCCTCGACCTGACCACGACCGCACAGGAGCTCGCCGACGCCGTCGTCCCCCTGCTGGCCGACTACGCCACGGTCGACCTGGCGGAGCCGGTGCAGCTCGGCGACGAGCCACCGCAGCGGCTCCCCGCCGAGGACTTCCGCATTCCGGTGTTCCGCCGGGCGGGCATGGCCTCCGTCCACGAGGGGGCGCCGGAGGCGCTGTGGCAGCCGGGTGAAGTGGTCTACGTGCCTCCCGCCTCGCCGTTCACCCGCGTGCTGTCCTCGGGGAGGAGCTACTTCGAGCCGATCCTGCGCACCGGTCCCGGCACCTGGCTGGAGAAGGATCCGGAGCGCTCCCGGGCCATCGCGGCGACCGGGATACACACCTTGATCATCGTCCCGCTCCAGGCCCGCGGCACGCTGCTCGGTGAGGCCGTCTTCGTGCGCACCGACAACAAGACACCCTTCTCCCGGGACGACCTCTTGCTGCTGGAGGAGCTGACCGGCCGGGCGGCCCTGAGCCTCGACAACGCCCGCCGCTACACCCGCGAGCGTGCCGCGTCCATCGCCCTGCAACGCAACCTGCTGCCGCACCACCTCTCAGGCGGCCGGGCGGTCGACATCGCCTCTCGCTATCTGCCGGCGGACACCCACGAGGGGGTGGGCGGCGACTGGTTCGACGTGATCCCGCTGCCCCGCGCCCAGGTCGGTCTGGTGGTCGGCGACGTCGTCGGGCACGGCATCAACGCGGCGGCACTGATGGGCCAGCTGCGCACCGTCATGCGCACCCTCGCCGACCGCGATCTGTCACCCGCGGAGCTCCTGGCCGGGCTCGACCGGCTCGTGCCGTTGACGGCGGAACAGGAGGACGGCCCCGACGGCGTCAACGGCCCCGTCATGAGCTGCACCTGCGTCTACGCCGTCTACGACCCGGTCACCCGCCGGTGCACGATGGCATCCGCCGGCCACCCGCCGCCGGCCGTGGTGGACCCGGACGGCCGCGTCGACTTCCCCGAGGTGCCCTCGGGGACGCCGATCGGGCTCGGCCGGATGGACTACGAGTCGATCACCATGACGCTGCCCGCCGGGAGCGTGATCGTCCTCTACACCGACGGCCTCATCGAGACGCGCACCGCCGACCTCGACGCCGGCCTGGGCCGCCTGCGCTCCGCGCTCGCCCGGCCCGCGGACTCGCTGGAGCGGCAGTGCGCGCAAGTGATCGACGCGATGGTCCCGTACGTACGGCGGGCCCCGACCGTCCTTCCCCGGGGCGTACGCAAGAGCGGGTCCTCCGAGGACGACATCGCCCTGCTGATGGCCCGCACCCGGGTGCTGCCCGCCGGGGACGGCGGCGCGCGGGAACACCAGTGA
- a CDS encoding AraC family transcriptional regulator, translated as MDPLSEALDVFELTLTSSARFEAAGLWALAFDRHDHIKVGAVLGGTCWIEAADGSSVHLAAGDCWLLAGGPGFTVSSAPGVTPVPQAEALPSPWASTVHYAPDPEATSDPEQRTVIVSSSLTLNSDATDLLIAALPSLTRISAGDPDATGIVPILELLNGESAVDLPGGAAMRRHLAHVLFLHALRFVYGAGQSAPGRGWLAALADPQIGRSLRGVHGDPARRWTVAELAGEARMSRSSFADRFHREVGLPPMEYAARWRVYVVAHRLRTGDRRIAEIASDLGYSSPSALSAAFTRHTGRSPAQYRSEHR; from the coding sequence ATGGATCCGCTCTCCGAGGCTTTGGACGTATTCGAGCTCACGCTGACGTCGTCGGCCCGGTTCGAGGCCGCCGGGCTCTGGGCGCTGGCGTTCGACCGGCACGACCACATCAAGGTCGGCGCCGTGCTGGGCGGAACCTGCTGGATCGAGGCCGCCGACGGCAGCTCGGTGCACCTGGCGGCAGGCGACTGCTGGCTGCTGGCGGGCGGGCCGGGATTCACGGTGTCGTCCGCCCCGGGGGTCACCCCCGTACCGCAGGCCGAGGCACTGCCGAGCCCCTGGGCCAGCACCGTCCACTACGCGCCGGACCCGGAGGCGACGAGCGACCCGGAGCAGCGGACCGTCATCGTCAGCAGCAGCCTGACCCTCAACAGCGACGCGACCGACCTGCTGATCGCCGCCCTTCCGTCGCTGACGCGGATCTCGGCGGGCGATCCCGACGCCACGGGGATCGTGCCCATCCTCGAACTGCTCAACGGGGAGTCGGCGGTGGACCTGCCCGGTGGGGCCGCCATGCGGCGGCACCTCGCCCACGTCCTCTTCCTCCACGCGCTGCGTTTCGTCTACGGAGCCGGCCAGAGCGCGCCCGGCCGCGGCTGGCTGGCCGCGCTCGCCGATCCGCAGATCGGCCGGTCCCTGCGGGGCGTGCACGGCGACCCCGCCCGGAGGTGGACCGTGGCCGAGCTGGCCGGGGAGGCCCGGATGTCGCGCAGCTCCTTCGCCGACCGCTTCCACCGGGAGGTCGGGCTGCCTCCCATGGAGTACGCGGCCCGCTGGCGCGTGTACGTCGTCGCACACCGGCTGCGCACCGGCGACCGCCGCATCGCGGAGATCGCCTCGGACCTCGGCTACAGCTCCCCGTCCGCGCTGAGCGCGGCCTTCACCCGCCACACGGGCCGCTCACCCGCCCAGTACCGGAGTGAACACCGGTGA
- a CDS encoding aldehyde dehydrogenase — MTSTATTSSPMRHPDSLYIGGRWVRPSTDAMIDVVTPATEEVGFRVAEATEADVAAAVAAARTAFDEGPWPRLTHAERAGYLREIAARIGERVDDLAGAAPLESGVLQSLARGSASLLASVFASYAGMADTFPFVERHVPGPTGGGGAGLLVQEPVGVVAAIVPWNGPAVISAYKTGPALLAGCTVVLKMPPEAPSAGYVLAEIAEDAGLPAGVLNVVTADRRASEALVRDPGVDKVSFTGSNAAGRSIAAACAGRMARVTLELGGKSAALILDDYDVSAAARTIADSARYLSGQVCYATTRLIVDRKRHDAFAEALRESFGRLTVGDPFDPRTQMGPVITGRQRARIEGYLAQGREQGARLVTGGGRPAHLDRGFYVEPTVFADVDNRSVIAQEEIFGPVLTVIPADGEADAVEKANDSIYGLNASVFTHDVDRAYAVARRLRTGTVGHNGTRTDATIAFGGFKQSGIGREGGTEGLRPYLESKTVLLDRYPRHLG, encoded by the coding sequence ATGACCTCGACAGCCACGACTTCCAGCCCCATGCGCCACCCGGACAGCCTGTACATCGGCGGCAGGTGGGTCAGGCCCTCGACCGACGCCATGATCGACGTCGTCACCCCCGCGACCGAGGAGGTCGGTTTCCGGGTGGCGGAGGCGACCGAGGCCGATGTGGCCGCCGCGGTCGCCGCCGCCCGCACGGCGTTCGACGAGGGTCCCTGGCCGCGGCTGACGCACGCGGAACGGGCCGGCTACCTGCGCGAGATCGCCGCCAGGATCGGCGAGCGTGTCGACGACCTCGCGGGCGCGGCGCCCCTGGAGTCCGGTGTCCTCCAGTCGCTCGCCCGCGGCTCGGCCTCGCTGCTCGCCTCGGTCTTCGCGTCCTATGCGGGCATGGCGGACACCTTCCCGTTCGTCGAACGGCATGTCCCCGGCCCGACCGGCGGTGGTGGCGCCGGCCTGCTGGTGCAGGAGCCGGTGGGCGTGGTCGCGGCCATCGTCCCGTGGAACGGCCCGGCGGTGATCAGCGCCTACAAGACGGGCCCGGCCCTGCTGGCGGGCTGTACCGTCGTCCTCAAGATGCCCCCCGAGGCGCCGAGCGCCGGCTACGTCCTGGCCGAGATCGCCGAGGACGCGGGCCTGCCCGCGGGCGTGCTCAACGTCGTCACCGCCGACCGCCGGGCATCCGAGGCGCTGGTCAGGGACCCGGGGGTCGACAAGGTGAGCTTCACGGGCTCCAACGCGGCCGGCCGCAGCATCGCCGCCGCCTGCGCCGGCCGCATGGCACGCGTGACGCTCGAACTGGGCGGAAAGTCTGCGGCACTGATCCTCGACGACTACGACGTGTCGGCGGCGGCCCGGACGATCGCGGACTCGGCCCGGTACCTGAGCGGTCAGGTCTGCTACGCGACCACCCGGCTGATCGTGGACCGCAAGCGGCACGACGCTTTCGCCGAGGCGCTGAGGGAGTCCTTCGGGAGGCTCACGGTCGGTGATCCGTTCGACCCCCGGACGCAGATGGGCCCCGTCATCACCGGGCGCCAGCGCGCGCGGATCGAGGGCTACCTCGCCCAGGGGCGCGAGCAGGGCGCGCGGCTCGTGACCGGCGGCGGCCGACCTGCGCACCTCGACCGCGGCTTCTACGTCGAGCCGACCGTCTTCGCCGATGTCGACAACCGCTCGGTGATCGCGCAGGAGGAGATCTTCGGCCCGGTGCTCACCGTCATCCCCGCGGACGGCGAAGCGGACGCCGTCGAGAAGGCGAACGACAGCATCTACGGGCTCAACGCCTCCGTCTTCACCCATGACGTCGACCGCGCCTACGCCGTCGCGCGGCGGCTCAGGACGGGAACGGTCGGCCACAACGGCACCCGCACCGACGCGACGATCGCGTTCGGGGGCTTCAAGCAGTCGGGTATCGGGCGCGAAGGCGGGACCGAGGGGCTGCGTCCCTACCTTGAGAGCAAGACGGTGCTGCTGGACCGCTATCCGCGGCATCTCGGCTAG